The Spodoptera frugiperda isolate SF20-4 chromosome 2, AGI-APGP_CSIRO_Sfru_2.0, whole genome shotgun sequence genome includes the window CCTATGGGTACAACTACTCAATGGCCGAGTGGCTCACATTCACACGTACGTATCAACTGCCTCGTTGCTCATGGTATTTACATGGTTGTacctactgtagatcctggcgcACAGGAGTTACTTACGGTTTTCTCAGGCGTTCAATGAATgaataatagaattattattgaaatcaaGACTTATAGAATTATATTCATACTACGGGCTTGATTATCGACTGCAACCGATTAATTAATGTGTCACtcaatttataaagaaataatacgtctgtttattttttgatgggtattataatgatttcaaacttatcattagaaattataagcgcaggtttcctcacgatgattttcttcaccgtttgtcagtggtgtctaaataatcttagcaaGTCACATGATTGGTAATTGCTTTTGGTAGCTTttggcggcgggcggcgcggcggcgggctTCTTAAACTACCGGGCCAccaagacatacatacatacaggtcaaacatgGTACCTATCAGAGTATCAGTTAAAGAATTACTGTTACCTTGTTGGGTATCTTCTATATGTATTTGGGCTCGATAGCCTCGCTGGTCAATAAAATTGGATTCTATatcttattatttacattactcGTATTTTCCGAATGAGTCtcattatttctgtaaatatcgttgaaatatattaaagttaattttttGCTTATAAATCGATTTCTTGTATATCGACATTATCGATATGTGTACATGATTTTATCGACACTACATCACGCATCGTTACAATATCTATCCGATAAACAGACTAGGGAAACAATTGATTCGTTAAATTTATTGCCGCCATGCAACAAAACTCCATTTTGCTAGTAGGTACTGATGATGGCACCACAAATACCCCAAGTTGTCTTTCTTTCGACAACAGATTTCGGACTTTATAGCTGCTGTTGTGAAGTTTATGAATGTATTTTTTCCAGGAAATGATATCACTGTATATATGAGGCGAGGAGCGTTCTCTAAATTTATTAAACCACAGTTGAATCCAGCTGGCAATCCCAATCCCGGACCTTTCGGGCGTTCGGGCTTAAGAAGAGTTGGTGGAAATGAAGAAGAATGTaagtaatcataattatattagttttattatattgctgCTGTcgttatcatattatattatagttggtAGGCAACTAGATGCGTGTTTCTCGTAACTTTATGACTCGTACAGTGAACGTATCGAATGATCTGccatcggcggtatttccgaaccgatacaacCTTTGTTAAGAGAGAGTGTGCCATCTTAAAAGTTCgtcaacgcacctgtgactcctctgctGGTGTCCGTAAGCGgctctgatcgcttaccatccgGTAATCAGTATTCCTGTTTGACTCGTATTCAGTAACagagttaaaataataataataactagtggtcgcctagtggtcgaaattcgaccatatacgatttaatttacaataccatttaactcttttataaaactctattcatataagacgtgagaatatcatcgcaacgcaatgtctgtcaattttgacgttttgtcaaatacgatcagatactatgcatgtgtgtgtaatgttttatttattaatttaatgtactttataagcattatttttgaaaaatattagcattttggACTTCTCCtaaacataaactataagtgtaccaatatgctcctacgtccgcgcaattttcgtaaaaacagttacaaagtttttgcttcgcgtattaatatatagatataatttaatttcacatttttaacAGTATTTAATGGAACCGCTAATGACTATGAAGATCATAGACCGCCAGCAGAAAGCAAGCCTCTAGCTGACACATGGCTAAAGACCCAGGATACAAGAAAGTATGCAGAAATCTTGACGAGGTACAATCCAAACAAAAGAGCAGAAGTCCAAAATGTCCAAAATGCTCAAGACTTAGTCCCTATTCAAAGTATGCAACAAAATCAGCAACTACTTAATCAACAACTACTTAATCAGCAACAACTTAATCAGCAACTACTTAGTCGGCAACAATCTATCCAGGAACCACCTCGGGAACAAATCATTCCTCTGCTTTCACCTATGCAggtaaaaataagattttttgtaGGGTATTTATAGCATAGTGCTTGTAGGTTATTTCCAAACATAAAGCTATTCTGAAATGCATACAATTACACACACCCATGTGAGATATGTACGGCTCCATACGGGATCTTCCTTCTCATTTCATGCGATATAGAAAGTAGGCTGCATCGTtgctcgagtggtcgcaagtgtgactgccgaacaTTGGACTTTCGATTCTAGGAGTAACGATTCCccggttgggcaaagtattactgggggcttttttcggcttttcgaaaatttctcagtggtagcacggagtctggaataatgcccagtatatggcaataggctcaccccctattacatgggagttataatacaaattgtgaaaactctgtgtacattgtatagcggcattacatgccggaatgtgcacctctgcctaccccttcgggcataaaaggcgtgacgttgatctGATCTAgaaagtaggtaataatttcTTCTCATCATTCTTCTATTCGTTTCAGGAACCACCGGGCGGTTATAGGCCATCGCCTGACACTCCTGTTATATCTATCATGCCGAACCCCATGATACCAACTGTCTCCTGGCGAAGTGGTTCTTCAGAAATAATGATGAGAAACTTCCAACCTATTCAAGACCACACGTCGCGAAGCAGACATACAGATATGCCTGAGAATTTGTTCCCAGCTCCTGATAAAAATCTGGATTCGGTATCCATTATTGGTCTCAAGGATCAGGCGAAAGAGTCATCAGAAGCCAAGCAACGTGATGATTTCCATAAAAGGTAAAAGACCCGTAAAACCTAGTACCTGAATAGTgactaataatgatattattgttttattttatttagtttttacgttttgtttgattttatatgtagaagTATTTAAATCTTATGAAGTAAGGTGATGAGTATTATGAATGAATCTATGGACCAATTCCACAGTTACGTGCCGATGCGAGTGTGGGGTACGACTGCGAGAGCCGTCATCGCTGACGAGCCCGAAGATGTGGATGAAGACAACGTGGTGTACAAACCTGTATAGCTGCAGAAGCTGGTTAGAAAGCGGACCTAAACTTATAACCTATCGTTCATGGTCATTCTACCATATCCAT containing:
- the LOC118269253 gene encoding uncharacterized protein LOC118269253, giving the protein MCYIFSCFAWGIDFVQRLVSFFLSCLLAIAICFGLTVAIVTGIAYGYNYSMAEWLTFTRNDITVYMRRGAFSKFIKPQLNPAGNPNPGPFGRSGLRRVGGNEEELFNGTANDYEDHRPPAESKPLADTWLKTQDTRKYAEILTRYNPNKRAEVQNVQNAQDLVPIQSMQQNQQLLNQQLLNQQQLNQQLLSRQQSIQEPPREQIIPLLSPMQEPPGGYRPSPDTPVISIMPNPMIPTVSWRSGSSEIMMRNFQPIQDHTSRSRHTDMPENLFPAPDKNLDSVSIIGLKDQAKESSEAKQRDDFHKSYVPMRVWGTTARAVIADEPEDVDEDNVVYKPV